The sequence AAAAAAAAGGAAGGAAGAGGAAGAAGAGATATGAGATATGTATCTTTCACATTTACTCTTTCTTTATCTAATAAGTTAAAATGAATGGGTTAAACGGATAACTTTGTTATGGTTAAGTATTTTTTTATTAATTACCCATTTAAGAAATCCTTTAGGAATTAAACTTTTAAAGAATTTTTTAAAAGAAATTCAACTTACACATATCATATTTAATAAAAAAAAGCTTTGATGAATGATTTGTTTAGCAATTGCATAAAATTTTTAAGTTTTTACACGTAAAACTGTTTAAGAAGTTATTTAGGAAATATCATAAAATTAAGTTACATTAAAAAATAGATTAAAGAACGTTAAAACTTACAAGTAACTTACCAATCAAAATCTTAAAACTGTAATTAAATTAAAAAAGCATAAACATTTTTTTAGAAGATGTTATGAGTTTATTTTACTGTAAAACAATTCAAAAGATTTAAATGATAATTTTAAGAAAGAACAAGAAGATTCTGGAGATGTTTCCAATAGGCAGTGCTAAGGGTGCTGTTAACAACAGGAGACAGCCTATCTTCTATGGATACCTTAAACTGGGCAGAAATGGTGACCAGGTAAGGCCGCAGAAGTTCATCGTTAAAAAGGACCCTGAAACTGAGAATCTTTTTCCACCAAGCGAGGCAATCAAGATCCTCCGTAAACAGAACGTTTACGTCATAGGGAAGGATGAAGAAACTGAAGAGATGTTGGAATCTTTGAACATACCCTTTAAAAGGACTCGAATGTGCAGGCACTGCACCTTCGAGGGATACGTAACCCTTCTGAGAAAAGAATCCTCCTACCTTTACCATAAAGAGTACATCTGCAGGTTGTGTGCTGAGGCAGAGATAAAGAGGGAGCTTAAAGCTCGTGGCTTTGACATGAGCACCTTCAGAAACTTCCAGAGGATGCTTCAAAAGACAGGGGATCTGAACAAGGTTTTAAGCGTTTTAAATCCCAACTTCAACCCTGTGAAGAACCCTGACCTCACTCTTTACGACCGGATAAAGAGGGGAAGTGATAAGGACATTCCAAAGATGTCCATGGATGAATTGAAACTTCCATCGGAATTCAAAAGGGTTTTGAAGTCACACGGTAAACATCTGCTCCCTGTTCAGACCCTGGCAGTTCAGAACGGACTTCTTGAAGGGGATAACCTTCTAATCGTATCTGCAACTGCAAGTGGTAAAACCCTCATAGGAGAACTTGCAGGAATACCCAGAACCTTGAATGGGAAGAAATTCATGTTCCTCACACCTCTTGTGGCCCTTGCAAACCAGAAGTACAGGGATTTCAAGAAGAAATACAAGAAAATGGGATTGGATGTATCAATAAGGGTTGGAATGAGTAGAATAAAAGCCAAAGGTGAACTTTCAATCGTTGATGATGATGTTGAAGCTTCAGATATTGTGGTTGGAACCTACGAGGGCTTGGACTTTCTCCTGCGTGCTGGAAAGGCCCACACACTGGGAGACCTTGGAACGGTGGTTGTGGATGAGATACACATGCTGGACGACGAAGAGAGAGGACCTCGCTTAAACGGTCTTATAAAACGTTTGAAGGCACTTTTCCCGGATCTCCAGATAATAGGTCTTTCTGCAACTGTCCAAAACCCTGCGGAAATAGCATCAGAATTTGGAATGAAGATGGTGGAGTACAAAAACAGACCAGTACCCCTTGAACGCCACCTTGTATTTGCAAAGTCTGAGTACGATAAAGAGGACATAATGGCACGTCTCTCACGTAACGAATACAAAAACATTTCAAAGAAGGGGTTCAAAGGTCAGACAATCATATTCACCAATTCCAGGCGGAAAACTCATTCTATATCAGACTACCTATCAAAAAGAGGTGTCAATGCCGAAGCTTACCATGCTGGCCTCTCTTATTCCAAGAAAAGTCGGATAGAAAAGGATTTCCTGAAGCAGAAGATTTCAGCAGTGGTTACAACTGCTGCGCTGGCTGCAGGAGTTGATTTTCCAGCCTCCCAAGTTATCTTCGAAACCCTTACCATGGGAAACAAATGGCTCAGTCCAAACGAGTTTTCTCAGATGCTTGGAAGGGCAGGAAGACCATCATATCATGATGTTGGAAAGGTTTACCTCATACCTGAGGTTGGCCGTAGCTACGATGACCAGTCAGAGGATATGATGGCAGTATCACTCTTAGAAAGTGATGTGGAACGCATAGACGTGACTTACTCAGAGGACGATGTCGTGGAACAGTTCCTTGCAGATGTCTGCGCAGGCCGTGTTGATGATCTTGAGAGCATGGAAGCAGCTTACATGGAAGAAGAACTTCCACTGAGCTTCGAAGAAACTTACAACACCTTGATACACCACAAGTTCATAAGGGAAGTTAAAAATAAGGATGGAGAGGAAAAACTGCTTCCAACAAGGTATGGAAGGGCAGTTTCCACATCATTCTTGAACCATGAGGATGCAGACTACATAAGAAAGAGGATACACGCTAAGAAAGTGAAACCCCTTGACATTGCAGTGTTCTTGGAGCCATTTGAAAGTGCGTACCTCTCAAACAGAATAAGTCAGAGGCTGTCCAAGGTTCTCAAGATCAACATGTCCACGAGGCTCTTTGCAGATTCAACCCTGGACATACTCTCATCAGGAGATGCGATCTCCAAGCTGGAGCCCAACATCCAGGAGACACTTATAAATCTTCAAATAGAATTTTTATCCTGCAAATGTAAGGACAGACCCTTCTGTGATTGTTTCCAGATGGAGCTCTCACGTAGAATACTCAAACAGCGTATGATGAAGAAGGACCCTGCAGCCATAAGCAAGAAGCTCATGCGAAACTATGGAATTCAGGCATATGCAGGGGATATCTTCAGCTGGCTTGATGCAGTTATAAGGATGCTGGAAGCTATCAGGAGAATTGCAGGGGCATTTGGTAAGAAAGAGGTTGTAAGGGAGTGTTCAAGGCTTATCAAGAAGATTGAGGGTGGATGAACTGGATATTTTTTTGGATTATTGCAACTCCTCATTATTCTTTCATATCTTTATTACTTTTTTCTAAATTTCTAAAAAAAAACTTTAATCTAAAAAATAAATTTTAAGGTTCTAAAATTATTTAATTCAACTTATTTTATAAATTAGATTATAAAAAAAATTCTAAAATAATGATTTGACTTAAAAATTGGAATTAAAAAATGGATTTTATTTTTAACAGGATTTATCCTTAGGATCTATCTCTAAAATCTCTCTTTAAAAGATTTAGTTTGAGAAAAAGATTTAGTTTGAGATGGCCTCCTTAATATCCATCACAACACTCTCAACAGCATCCTCAAGGAGTTCTTTTCCAAGTTCCTTGTCCACACAGACGCCCTTCTTCTCAACTTCAAGGGCTCCCTTATTGATACCTTCTTCAGCTGCACGCGCCTCATCAAGGCCCACCATTCCAACTTCAGGATACTTTTCAAAGTTGCAGTGTTTGTAAACACGTTTTTCATCTAAAAAACCAAGAAAAGCGGCCATTGAAAGTTCTCCAGTCCCTGCATGTGGGCCTTCTATCTCAACCACGCGGTTGTTGAAGATGATCTCAAGGTCCAGATTCCCTTCAATATCTTTAATGTGATCTATGATGGGCACGTTGCCGCCGTGGCCATTTACAAGAATCACCTTCTTGAGATCCAGGCATTTCTTTGCGGATCTCAGTGCTGGTTTCAGCTCACCTTCCACCAAGTCATCCACAGACAGATGATAGCCATGTTTCACGTAATCGTACTCTGTGGCAGCGTATAATATTCCCAGGAAGGTTGCCCCTGTTTTTAATGATGCCTGAAGTGCAATATGTGCTGCTATTTTGGAATCTGTGTCAATTGGAAGGGCAGCTCCATGGTTCTCACGGTGGGATCCAACTGCAAGCACACCTACGCCGTGAACATGGGGTGAAATGACGTTTCCAGATGAGTATCTGAGTTTTACCATTGAAACACCTTTAAAATTCTTTAATTCTTTTAATTCCGTTAATCAATTTGCAACGTGGTTAGTCATTTAAGTTCATCATTAGTATCATTGTGATTTGATTCATCATTAAATCTCAAGGTTCCATATGTCATCGCCAATGTAATGCAGGCTTTTCACGGCCTTTCCCTCACGGTTTTCAATCATTTCAGTCCCAGATATTAAACTTCTTCCAACTGCAAGGGGCTTTTTATGACTTTCTTCAACGATAACAACGAGATTTCCTTCTTCTATTGATGGATCTGCATCCACTATACCTGGTGACATCACATCTGCACCCTTTGCAACGAATTTAACAGCACCCATATCCACCACAACGTAACTGGATTTTATGTCCATTTTAAGGGCGCCCTTGACTGTTGGAAGGGGTTCATCATCCAGCATCATCACCAGGGGTTCTCCATCAACCAGGAGAATGTCTGGAAGGTCAGTTTCAATGATTTCAACTTTGCTTTTTGGCTTTATTAGTTCTGCGTAGTCACCGAGTTTTTCCTGAACTTCCTTGAGTTTTTTCTTTTTAAGATAGTACCTTTTTTTGATCTTCAATTTAAAACACACCTTATTGATATATAAGCTTTGATGACAAATATTATTTCCTAAATAAACTCTAATTAAAACTTTTATAATACATTATTTAACAACGCATACATTTAAATATAAATCAAACCAACATTGAAGTTATAGGAAAGGTGATATTGTGAATGCACAGAAGAATGTGAATACATCAAGACCACTTGATGTGTTAGGTAAATCATTAAACTCCCAAGTACTCATTAAACTCAAAGGTGGAAGAGAATTTAGAGGAGCTCTCAACAGTTTTGACATGCATATGAACTTAGTCTTGAACGACGCCGAAGAATTAGAAGATGGCGAGTCCGCAAGAAGGTTAGGGGTTGTCCTTATAAGGGGCGACAACATAGTTTATATATCACCAGGATAGAGTAAGTAACCTACAACTTATACTATTCTGATCTAATTTCTGATCTAAATACAAATTTTTTTAAATTGCAATTTTATTGGAGGATTGAATAAATGAAAGGAACACCATCATTTGGTAAGCGTAATAAAAAAACCCATATCAGATGCAGGCGCTGTGGTAAAAACTCATACCACGCACGTAAAAAATACTGCGCAGCATGTGGATTCGGTAAATCCAAGAGGATCCGAAGTTACAACTGGCAGAACAAAAAAATCACAGGTTACAGGTTAAAATAGATTAACTGTGAATGGATTAACTGATATAGGTTGAAAAGATATGGATGCTGTAAATCCAATAGATGTCCGGATAATTGTGGAAGGTGCCTCTGATGTGGAGAAGGTTTCCAGGGCAATGCAGAACATAGCCCTCGGAGCGGAGTACCACATCACCATCTCCGCCATAATCCCAACAACCAACCCTGAAATAGCTAAAAAAGCAGTCAGGGGTGCGGATATACTTTTAATTGCAACGGATGTTGATGCACCAGGCAGGGAACTTGCAGATAAATTCCAGAAATGTCTTAAAAAGGAAGTGGGCCATATAGAAAGGATGAAACTTCCATTTGGACATGATGTGGAGTACATGGATCCCGTGATCATAAGAAACGAGATCAAAAACGCCATAATACGTGCAGGACTCATATCCATTGCCAACATACAGAAATACACAGAAATTGAGGAAAAACTCTGGGAATCCAAGGATAAACTCAAGGCACTCAAAGAAGAGAAAAAGGCCTTAACTGCTGAAAACCAGGAATTAATTTCTAAAAACAAGGAAATAGCAGAGTCAAAGGAGAAGTTCAGGGGAAAACTCAAGATCAGTGAAGACGAATTTAAAAATGTGAAGCAGAGATACGCAGATACAAAGAACAAGTATCAGATACTCAAGAATAAAGAGTTATTCGAAGCATTTCCATTGAATGAACTTTGGAAAGAAGCTTTTGATGAAGAATTAATTGATGAAGAACAACTTTATTTTATATCCAACGAATTTAAACCTGAAAAAATCGTTGTAGGTCAAGGTTACATTGTAGCACCTTCCAAGGAAGATGCCACAGGCTGGTTGAAGATAATCAGAACTGTTCTAATTTTTTATGATTCTAAAATAGATGACTTGAAGGAAGAGTTTGATGATGAAAAATTCAGTCCCAACCTACTCAAACAATAAATTTTGTGTGTTTAACTAATTTTGAACGGGTTTTTATTGTATAATATCAGGGAGAAGTTGAATTGCGGGATAAATGCGGTATTGTAGGAGCTTACTCTAATAAAAAATCCGATAATGTTTCAAGGTACATCTATTATGGATTGTACTCTTTGCAGCACAGAGGACAAGAATCTGCAGGAATATCTACCCATAACGGCAAGGAAATGAGCACGTACAGGGGAATGGGTCTTGTTTGTGATGTTTTTAACAATGGAAACATGGATGGTCTTGACGGAAATGTGGGCATAGGTCATGTAAGGTACTCAACAACTGGAAAATCAAAACTTGAAAATTCACAGCCATTCTACAGTGAATTTGAATGTGGAACCATTGCAATAGCCCACAACGGGGATATAATTAATTCAATGGAATTGAGGAAGGAGCTACAGCTTCTTGGTCACAAATTCAATTCAACAACAGATTCAGAAGTCATATTCCAGCTTTTATCCTTGGAGTACTCCAAGACTAGGGATATGGTCGAATCTGTTCGGAACGTTTCAAAACGGTTGATTGGTTCTTATTCTATTGTAATACTTGTAAATGATGATCTTATTGTTGTACGTGACCCCATAGGAATAAAACCCCTTTCTATGGGGAAATTAGATGATGTTACGATTGTGGCATCTGAAACTGTTGCTTTTGATGTTGTAGGGGCGGAATATGTTCAGGACATAGAGCCTGGTGAAATTCTTGTTATAAACGATGAAATAAAGAGTTACAAAATCTTTGAAGACAAGAAAATGCCTCGTGCACACTGTATGTTTGAATATGTTTATTTTGCACGTCCTGACAGTATTCTGGACGGTAGATCAGTTTATAACGTTCGTTTGAACATTGGAAAATCCCTTGCAAGACAGTTCCCAGTTGATGCTGATATCGTCATGCCAGTACCTGATTCTGCGATAACCGCAGCGATAGGTTACTCAAGGGAATCAGGATTACCTTACGGTGAGGGACTCATAAAGAACCGTTACATAGGAAGAACCTTCATCATGCCAACACAAGAGGAACGTGAAACCTCTGTAAGGCTTAAGATGAACCCTATAAAATCAGAGCTTGAAGGTAAAAGCATAGTGCTTGTTGATGACAGTGTGGTTCGTGGAACAACATCAAAATCCCTTGTAAAAGTTTTAAGGGATGCAGGGGTTAAAGAGATCCATCTCAGAGTGGGTTGTCCACCTATAACATCCCCTTGTTACTATGGAATAGCAATGGCAACCAAAAAAGAGTTAATAGCATCTGACAAGGAAGTTGAAGAGATAAGACAGATCCTGGGTGTTGATTCCTTGGGATACCTTGATAAACAATCCCTTGTGGAGTGTATAGGTCTTGGAAGGGATGAACTCTGTATGGGCTGTCTTACTGGAGAATATCCAACGACTCTGCCTGAAGATATTAAAGCATACGAGGCCAGTCGGTGTTAAAAAAACTTTTTTAGAACTTGAATCATAAAACAGCTCACACAACAAATCGGATTTTTAATGTTTATTTTTTTTAATTCACATTTTTTTTTAATTCTTTTTTAAACCAAAATTTTAAACTAAATACGTTCAAATTAAACACATTCAAAATTGGACTTATAAAACTCGGATCCACATAACTAAATATTCATTGTATATATTGGGTGTTAAAATGGTAGAACTTCTCTCTCCAGCAAGGGATTTTGCAGCACTGAACTCTGCAGTTAAAAACGGTGCAGATTCAGTTTACATAGGTATAAAAGGCTGCAACATGCGGGCCCACGTTGCAAACTTCAAAATTGAAGACATTAAAAGGGCTGCAGATATCTGTCATGAATCTGCTGTGAAGCTCTACATCTGCACCAACACCATAATGAAGGAAGATGAAATAGAACACCTTAAAGAGGTTATGCCTTTTATCAGGGATTCTGGTGCTGATGCAGTGATAGTTTCAGACCTTGGGGCGCTGAAGGTTGCACGTGAACATGATGTTCCAGTTCACATGAGTGTTCAGGCCAATCTGTCCAACACAGAATCATTGCAGCTCCTTGAAGAACTGGGAGTGGAACGTGCCATCCTCTCAAGGGACCTATCACTTGACGACATCAAACGTATCAAATCAGGGACAGCAATGGAGATCGAAACCTTCGTGCATGGGGCCATGTGTATGGCAGTGTCTGGAAGGTGCTTTTTAAGTTCACATCTATACGATAAGAGTGCAAACTGTGGTGAATGTCTCCAACCCTGTAGAAAAAGATGGAAACTACTATCTGAGGATGAAGAAGAGTTATCAATGTTTGTGTCAGAGGGATCGGTGCCTGACACAACTCATATCTTGAGTCCGCAGGATCTCTGCATGGTGGAACATGTTCCTGAACTTGTAGAATCTGGAATCGATGCATTTAAGATAGAAGGGCGTGCAAGACCTGCAGACTACGTTGCAACGGTTACAAAGGTTTACAGGGAAGCAATTGACATTTACAACACTGGATCGTGGGATGTCAACAGGCAGGAACGCATGGATGGCTGGATGTCCGAGCTTCGTAAGGTCTTCAACAGGGGTTTTGACACAGGATTTTACCTCAGAAAACCCTACAAAATTAGTGGATGCAACGAATCAACCCACAAAAAACAGGACGTTGGAGAGGTTGTGAATTATTACAGCAGGGTTTCTGCAGCAGAGATAAGACTTTGGAATGACCTTCAAGTGGATGATGAGGTCGTGATTCAGGGACCAACAACGGGTTCCCTCATCCAGAAGGTTGAGTCCATGCAGATAAATGGTGAAAACATTCAAAAGGGATTTAAAGGTCAGAATGTGGCTATTTCTGTTGTGGACAAGGTTAGGGCGAATGATTCTGTTTATAAGAGAATTAAGAAGTAAAACTTAAGGAAATTATCATTTACCACTTTAAAATGTAAAATAAGCATTCTTTTAATAATTTTTTTAGTAAAATATTTATTTAGGCTTTTTGAGATAATGAATTGGGATATAAATGCATAAAAACACTTTTTTCTGATAATAAATACCTCTTTAATTTTAATTCCCTTTTAAATTTAATAAAAATCTAATAGTTTATTAAACATTTAATTTTCACTTTTTAATTCATATTTAAAGTTAAAAATAGGATAAAAATAAAAACAGGATTAAAAAAATAGGATAATTAAATTTAAAATGATGGATCATCCAATTGATTTTATCTTAAAAAAGTTAATTTTAATGTGGTTGTGCATCCATCAGAGCATTTCATTAAATCTAATTTTCAAAGGTTAATTGGGGTTTGAATTCCCCTTCAACCTTCTTATGTACGTGTGAGCCCATGTGTATGCAACTACGCTCCCTACAATGTCTCCAGCGACGATTCCCCACCATACTCCCTGCTCTCCCAGGTCCAGGGGTATTGCCAGCAGGTATGCAAACACAACGATGAATGCCAGGTTCCTGAGGAGGGTCAGTGTGAGGGAGCTCATTCCCTTACCAACGCCCTGGAATATAGAACCCGACATCACTCCTGGTGGCATGAATATGTAGAAGAAACACATCACCTGGAGGAAGGCAGCAATGGTTGGTGCCAGTGATGCACTCTGTGGGGTGTAGGTAAATATCATGGCAATGTATGGTGCAAGCACATAGGTAAGAGCACTTGTAATGGCTGCAATGAATATTCCTACCTTTATGGAATATTTGTGTGTTATGGAGATGTTTTCGTATCTTCTTGCCCCGTAGGATACACCTGCAACTGTGATAACAGATGTTCCAACTGCTATTATTGGCATGGTTGCCATCATAACAACCCTCCATCCTGCAGAGTAAACTGCAACAGCATCTGTTCCAGCAACGAATACCAGGATACCGTTAAGGACACCTGCAAGCACAGACATGACAAAGAACTCTGCACTTGCAGGCAGACCAACATTTAAAATGTTCATTGTAACCTTCCTGTCTGGTACGAAGTCTTTCAATGAGAATGAAACGTAGGTATCCTTCTTAATGAAGAACCAGTAGATCATGACCATGGACACGAAGGCCATGGATATTACTGTACCCCATGCAGCTCCTGAAATACCCCAACCAGCCCAGTAAATGAGTATAGGGTCAAGGATCATGTTAAGGACTGAGGATACTGCCATTG is a genomic window of Methanobacterium congolense containing:
- the purF gene encoding amidophosphoribosyltransferase, with translation MRDKCGIVGAYSNKKSDNVSRYIYYGLYSLQHRGQESAGISTHNGKEMSTYRGMGLVCDVFNNGNMDGLDGNVGIGHVRYSTTGKSKLENSQPFYSEFECGTIAIAHNGDIINSMELRKELQLLGHKFNSTTDSEVIFQLLSLEYSKTRDMVESVRNVSKRLIGSYSIVILVNDDLIVVRDPIGIKPLSMGKLDDVTIVASETVAFDVVGAEYVQDIEPGEILVINDEIKSYKIFEDKKMPRAHCMFEYVYFARPDSILDGRSVYNVRLNIGKSLARQFPVDADIVMPVPDSAITAAIGYSRESGLPYGEGLIKNRYIGRTFIMPTQEERETSVRLKMNPIKSELEGKSIVLVDDSVVRGTTSKSLVKVLRDAGVKEIHLRVGCPPITSPCYYGIAMATKKELIASDKEVEEIRQILGVDSLGYLDKQSLVECIGLGRDELCMGCLTGEYPTTLPEDIKAYEASRC
- a CDS encoding toprim domain-containing protein, with protein sequence MDAVNPIDVRIIVEGASDVEKVSRAMQNIALGAEYHITISAIIPTTNPEIAKKAVRGADILLIATDVDAPGRELADKFQKCLKKEVGHIERMKLPFGHDVEYMDPVIIRNEIKNAIIRAGLISIANIQKYTEIEEKLWESKDKLKALKEEKKALTAENQELISKNKEIAESKEKFRGKLKISEDEFKNVKQRYADTKNKYQILKNKELFEAFPLNELWKEAFDEELIDEEQLYFISNEFKPEKIVVGQGYIVAPSKEDATGWLKIIRTVLIFYDSKIDDLKEEFDDEKFSPNLLKQ
- a CDS encoding 50S ribosomal protein L37e; its protein translation is MKGTPSFGKRNKKTHIRCRRCGKNSYHARKKYCAACGFGKSKRIRSYNWQNKKITGYRLK
- a CDS encoding MATE family efflux transporter, with protein sequence MQKEQSQTNQNSPGGDDKTAGVSLIMGDPKKAVIKLSGPMIVSMILMSLYNLVNAVWVAGLGGDALAAVGFVTPLFMVLIGLSNGLGAGAASAIARYIGAEDKKCANNAAMHTLPITMAISIVLTVLLLVFLKPILLLLGAGSTLDLAVQFGQVTFGGTILMLFTGAVYGVLRAEGDAKRTMYAMAVSSVLNMILDPILIYWAGWGISGAAWGTVISMAFVSMVMIYWFFIKKDTYVSFSLKDFVPDRKVTMNILNVGLPASAEFFVMSVLAGVLNGILVFVAGTDAVAVYSAGWRVVMMATMPIIAVGTSVITVAGVSYGARRYENISITHKYSIKVGIFIAAITSALTYVLAPYIAMIFTYTPQSASLAPTIAAFLQVMCFFYIFMPPGVMSGSIFQGVGKGMSSLTLTLLRNLAFIVVFAYLLAIPLDLGEQGVWWGIVAGDIVGSVVAYTWAHTYIRRLKGNSNPN
- a CDS encoding DUF1947 domain-containing protein, with translation MKIKKRYYLKKKKLKEVQEKLGDYAELIKPKSKVEIIETDLPDILLVDGEPLVMMLDDEPLPTVKGALKMDIKSSYVVVDMGAVKFVAKGADVMSPGIVDADPSIEEGNLVVIVEESHKKPLAVGRSLISGTEMIENREGKAVKSLHYIGDDIWNLEI
- the arfB gene encoding 2-amino-5-formylamino-6-ribosylaminopyrimidin-4(3H)-one 5'-monophosphate deformylase yields the protein MVKLRYSSGNVISPHVHGVGVLAVGSHRENHGAALPIDTDSKIAAHIALQASLKTGATFLGILYAATEYDYVKHGYHLSVDDLVEGELKPALRSAKKCLDLKKVILVNGHGGNVPIIDHIKDIEGNLDLEIIFNNRVVEIEGPHAGTGELSMAAFLGFLDEKRVYKHCNFEKYPEVGMVGLDEARAAEEGINKGALEVEKKGVCVDKELGKELLEDAVESVVMDIKEAISN
- a CDS encoding LSm family protein; amino-acid sequence: MNAQKNVNTSRPLDVLGKSLNSQVLIKLKGGREFRGALNSFDMHMNLVLNDAEELEDGESARRLGVVLIRGDNIVYISPG
- a CDS encoding U32 family peptidase; protein product: MVELLSPARDFAALNSAVKNGADSVYIGIKGCNMRAHVANFKIEDIKRAADICHESAVKLYICTNTIMKEDEIEHLKEVMPFIRDSGADAVIVSDLGALKVAREHDVPVHMSVQANLSNTESLQLLEELGVERAILSRDLSLDDIKRIKSGTAMEIETFVHGAMCMAVSGRCFLSSHLYDKSANCGECLQPCRKRWKLLSEDEEELSMFVSEGSVPDTTHILSPQDLCMVEHVPELVESGIDAFKIEGRARPADYVATVTKVYREAIDIYNTGSWDVNRQERMDGWMSELRKVFNRGFDTGFYLRKPYKISGCNESTHKKQDVGEVVNYYSRVSAAEIRLWNDLQVDDEVVIQGPTTGSLIQKVESMQINGENIQKGFKGQNVAISVVDKVRANDSVYKRIKK
- a CDS encoding DUF5814 domain-containing protein; the encoded protein is MIILRKNKKILEMFPIGSAKGAVNNRRQPIFYGYLKLGRNGDQVRPQKFIVKKDPETENLFPPSEAIKILRKQNVYVIGKDEETEEMLESLNIPFKRTRMCRHCTFEGYVTLLRKESSYLYHKEYICRLCAEAEIKRELKARGFDMSTFRNFQRMLQKTGDLNKVLSVLNPNFNPVKNPDLTLYDRIKRGSDKDIPKMSMDELKLPSEFKRVLKSHGKHLLPVQTLAVQNGLLEGDNLLIVSATASGKTLIGELAGIPRTLNGKKFMFLTPLVALANQKYRDFKKKYKKMGLDVSIRVGMSRIKAKGELSIVDDDVEASDIVVGTYEGLDFLLRAGKAHTLGDLGTVVVDEIHMLDDEERGPRLNGLIKRLKALFPDLQIIGLSATVQNPAEIASEFGMKMVEYKNRPVPLERHLVFAKSEYDKEDIMARLSRNEYKNISKKGFKGQTIIFTNSRRKTHSISDYLSKRGVNAEAYHAGLSYSKKSRIEKDFLKQKISAVVTTAALAAGVDFPASQVIFETLTMGNKWLSPNEFSQMLGRAGRPSYHDVGKVYLIPEVGRSYDDQSEDMMAVSLLESDVERIDVTYSEDDVVEQFLADVCAGRVDDLESMEAAYMEEELPLSFEETYNTLIHHKFIREVKNKDGEEKLLPTRYGRAVSTSFLNHEDADYIRKRIHAKKVKPLDIAVFLEPFESAYLSNRISQRLSKVLKINMSTRLFADSTLDILSSGDAISKLEPNIQETLINLQIEFLSCKCKDRPFCDCFQMELSRRILKQRMMKKDPAAISKKLMRNYGIQAYAGDIFSWLDAVIRMLEAIRRIAGAFGKKEVVRECSRLIKKIEGG